Proteins encoded together in one Hevea brasiliensis isolate MT/VB/25A 57/8 chromosome 16, ASM3005281v1, whole genome shotgun sequence window:
- the LOC110635097 gene encoding transcription factor PAR1-like has protein sequence MDNSLNLAAIPAFHKKERTTHEKTEGENAVHESLVGIRRGRRPETHRKTRRNRRKMKIQEKDHGVMSGSSQDDDDEKEEVERKIWALQRIVPGGESLEVDKLFEETAGYILALQCQIKTMRVFASFLEGMEKEKSKLGG, from the coding sequence ATGGATAATAGTTTAAACCTAGCAGCCATACCCGCATTTCACAAAAAGGAAAGGACAACCCACGAAAAAACTGAGGGTGAAAACGCAGTGCATGAATCTTTAGTGGGTATCCGACGAGGAAGGAGACCGGAGACTCACCGCAAAACAAGAAGGAATAGAAGAAAAATGAAGATTCAAGAAAAGGATCATGGGGTGATGAGTGGAAGCAGtcaagatgatgatgatgagaaAGAAGAAGTGGAGAGAAAGATTTGGGCATTGCAGAGGATAGTGCCTGGAGGAGAGTCACTTGAGGTTGACAAGTTATTTGAAGAGACTGCTGGTTATATATTGGCTTTGCAGTGTCAAATCAAAACCATGAGGGTTTTTGCAAGCTTTCTAGAGGGGATGGAGAAGGAGAAGAGCAAGTTGGGAGGTTAA